In Aspergillus oryzae RIB40 DNA, chromosome 6, one genomic interval encodes:
- a CDS encoding putative transcription factor RfeG (predicted protein) — translation MTGRLGYEGRPERQNEYFIPGDGISREVIQADICRYLGNDALVRPGNHQGRQGYFIRAYRNLTSEMIADLKADSARWEADVLRRADQGYPRGSYIQDYSVSQPPPNMVPATYASSSLHEGRQQPGPSPPPAYTAPPPQQYVDPYTQPPYAQTQSPPYPTSSSYPANHSPFGSGQTYPPPQVPYSAPSQPPVSADMHQTYTYTSAAGYGYENGRNNPRYPGPGYETESDYSPVTSGIAYPATTAPDPRIGGMDPRYTPESAYSDRSRPQPTRERDPARRR, via the exons ATGACTGGGCGCCTTGGATATGAAGGACGCCCGGAGCGTCAGAACGAGTATTTTATTCCCGGTGATGGAATCAGCCGGGAAGTTATCCAAGCAGACATATGCCGTTACCTTGGAAATGATGCTCTCGTAAGACCTGGAAACCACCAA GGCCGCCAGGGCTACTTTATCCGTGCTTATAGAAATCTCACCTCA GAAATGATTGCTGATCTCAAAGCTGACTCTGCTCGGTGGGAGGCAGATGTGCTCCGTCGCGCTGACCAAGGCTATCCACGAGGTAGTTACATTCAAGACTACAGTGTCTCTCAACCACCACCTAACATGGTTCCAGCAACCTatgcatcttcttcacttcaTGAAGGGCGACAGCAGCCGGGTCCATCTCCCCCACCTGCTTACACTGCACCACCACCCCAGCAATATGTGGATCCTTACACTCAACCCCCTTACGCGCAGACACAGTCTCCCCCTtatccaacttcttcctcataCCCTGCAAACCACTCTCCCTTTGGATCTGGCCAGACGTATCCTCCCCCGCAGGTCCCTTATTCTGCGCCCAGCCAACCCCCGGTGTCTGCCGATATGCATCAAacatatacatacaccaGCGCCGCTGGCTATGGCTACGAAAACGGGAGAAACAACCCTAGGTACCCTGGCCCTGGTTATGAAACAGAATCGGACTATTCCCCTGTTACGTCCGGAATAGCTTACCCTGCTACTACCGCCCCAGACCCGCGGATAGGAGGAATGGATCCCAGATATACCCCGGAGTCGGCATACTCGGACCGCAGTAGGCCACAGCCAACAAGGGAAAGAGATCCAGCCCGCCGGCGGTAG
- a CDS encoding uncharacterized protein (predicted protein) — translation MTYYSQWFCMAVAEDRTYYARDGGAAFYRAIYTGGDAYLDTEEQANTNAFHMSVYRAKMLDKALNILKSGMSKFVSVLLVNESHYDPDLMGELPYLTCCKVDDEELPWVTWPNDSDQDEDAEIDITEPESTTGEVTSADTSATFATDTLPVDTDITDVESIETEDENKNASVVDEAEERTTAE, via the exons ATGACTTACTACAGCCAGTGGTTTTGTATGGCCGTCGCTGAAGACCGTACCTATTATGCTCGTGACGGTGGTGCCGCTTTCTATCGTGCCATCTACACCGGAGGCGATGCTTACCTAGATACCGAAGAACAGGCAAATACAAACGCCTTTCACATGAGTGTGTACAGGGCCAAGATGCTGGATAAAGCACTGAACATACTCAAGAGTGGAATGAGCAAGTTTGTTTCTGTCTTGTTGGTCAACGAAAGTCATTATGATCCGGACCTTATGGGAGAATTACCTTATCTGACGTGCTGCAAggttgatgacgaggaacTCCCCTGGGTCACTTGGCCCAATG ATAGTGATCAGGATGAAGATGCCGAGATAGATATTACCGAGCCTGAAAGTACAACTGGGGAGGTTACTTCGGCTGATACGAGTGCAACTTTTGCCACTGACACTTTGCCTGTCGATACTGACATTACCGACGTTGAGTCTATCGAAACTGAAGATGAAAACAAGAACGCCTCTGTTGTTGACGAAGCTGAAGAGAGGACAACAGCTGAATAA
- a CDS encoding dolichyl-diphosphooligosaccharide-protein glycotransferase (oligosaccharyltransferase, beta subunit) translates to MRWCLSLLLFGFLAVVHALSSSGNRLLVVLEDEAEKDAYSTFWGDLEARGYNLAFESPKSDKLSLFELGERAYDHVLLLPPRSKGFGPSLNPKNIIEFMNKDGNVLLALSGKSTTPSAISSLLLELDLHLSTDRSSVVVDHFDYDTLSADEKHDVLVLQRPGQLRRDTKAFFGGEGVLAFPRTAPHTLGDSNPLLAPILRAPATAYSYNPKEDVGSVEDVVASGSQLALVSAMQARNSARFTLLGSVESLQDKWFSATVKAPGDGKESETANREFAKQLTAWTFKETGVLKVGKIEHHLAEGGELNPKIYRIKNETVFSIEVSEYSYDKYLPFEVPENDALQLEFTMLSPFHRLDLQPSAKTENSTIYSTKFTVPDQHGIFSFRVNYKRPFLTNIEEKHEVTVRHYAHNEYPRSWKISGGWVWIAGLWSVIGGFLAFVIVWLYSAPTSTASTTKKTQ, encoded by the exons ATGCGGTGGTGTCTTTCCTTACTGCTGTTCGGCTTCTTGGCTGTTGTACATGCGTTGAGTAGTTCGGGGAACCGTCTACTGGTtgttctggaggatgaggctgagaaggaTGCTTACTCTACGTTCTGGGGGGATCTAGAAG CCCGCGGATACAACCTCGCTTTCGAATCGCCCAAGAGTGAcaagctttccttgttcGAGCTCGGAGAAAGAGCTTACGACCAtgtcctcctccttcctcctcggtcgaAAG GCTTCGGACCTTCTTTGAACCCCAAGAACATCATCGAATTCATGAACAAAGACGGCAACGTCCTTCTCGCCCTTTCCGGGAAGTCCACTACCCCCAGCGCTATCAGCTCGCTCCTCTTAGAACTCGACCTTCATCTGTCTACCGACCGTTCCTCCGTTGTCGTTGATCACTTTGATTATGACACTCTTTCTGCAGATGAGAAGCATGATGTCCTCGTTCTCCAGCGCCCCGGCCAGTTGAGGCGCGACACCAAGGCATTCTTCGGTGGTGAGGGCGTTCTGGCTTTCCCAAGGACCGCCCCTCACACTCTGGGTGACTCCAACCCACTTCTCGCTCCCATTCTGCGCGCCCCGGCAACTGCTTACAGCTACAACCCCAAGGAGGATGTGGGCTCggttgaggatgttgtgGCTTCGGGCTCCCAGCTGGCTCTTGTTTCGGCCATGCAGGCTCGGAATTCTGCCCGCTTCACTCTTCTGGGCTCGGTTGAGAGTCTCCAGGACAAGTGGTTCTCCGCTACTGTCAAGGCTCCTGGTGATGGAAAAGAGTCTGAGACTGCTAACCGTGAGTTTGCCAAACAGCTGACCGCCTGGACCTTCAAGGAGACTGGAGTCCTCAAGGTTGGCAAGATTGAACATCATCTGGCCGAGGGTGGTGAACTGAACCCTAAGATCTACCGGATCAAGAACGAGACA GTCTTCAGCATTGAGGTCTCCGAGTACAGCTACGACAAGTATTTGCCTTTCGAGGTTCCCGAGAATGATGCCCTTCAGCTCGAGTTCACCATGCTGTCCCCCTTCCATCGTCTTGACCTCCAGCCTTCCGCCAAGACGGAAAACAGCACCATCTACAGCACTAAGTTCACCGTCCCCGACCAACACGGTATCTTCTCCTTCCGTGTCAACTACAAGCGTCCCTTCCTCACCAACATTGAGGAGAAGCACGAGGTGACTGTCCGCCATTATGCTCACAACGAATATCCTCGCAGCTGGAAGATCAGCGGAGGATGGGTCTGGATCGCTGGCCTCTGGTCCGTTATCGGCGGTTTCCTGGCCTTCGTCATTGTGTGGCTCTACTCTGCGCCCACATCTACTGcttcgacgacgaagaaaacgCAGTGA
- the mpkC gene encoding mitogen-activated protein kinase mpkC (mitogen-activated protein kinase), producing MSGRVWPRSEVSDCHGELGEDDMRREGANKRGLSSAYDQITQQHVAVKKMMNPFANASIAKRTYREVKLLKQLRHENLIGLCDIFISPLEDIVLMPGFARYLVTELLGTDLGRLLRARPLDNKFAQYFMYQILRGLKYIHSAGVIHRDLKPSNLLVNENCDLKICDFGLARVQEPQMTGYVSTRYYRAPEIMLTWQRYGKMVDIWSAGCILAEMLRGKPLFPGKDHIHQFFLITEVLGNPPPEVVQKITSGNTQRVVNSLPNQEPRPLRAVFHEFDNDVISLLEQLLLFDPDKRLTAETALQHPYLAPYHDPDDEPAALEKFDWSFNDADLPIDTWKLMMCVAIGSAKCAPN from the exons ATGTCGGGACGAGTTTGGCCGAGAAGTGAGGTGTCAGACTGTCATGGTGAACTTGGCGAGGATGATATGAGGCGAGAAGGC GCTAACAAAAGGGGCCTCAGTTCCGCATATGACCAAATAACCCAACAACATGTCGCTGTTaagaagatgatgaaccCCTTTGCCAACGCTTCCATTGCCAAGCGGACGTACAGAGAGGTCAAACTTCTGAAACAGTTGCGCCATGAGAAT CTTATTGGCCTGTGCGATATCTTTATCTCTCCACTAGAGGACAT CGTACTGATGCCAGGCTTTGCTAGATACCTGGTAACGGAACTCCTGGGGACTGATCTCGGTCGACTCTTAAGGGCAAGGCCCCTCGACAATAAGTTTGCTCAATACTTCATGTACCAGATACTG CGCGGACTGAAATATATCCACTCTGCTGGCGTCATACACCGTGATCTGAAACCAAGCAATCTCCTGGTCAATGAAAACTGTGACTTAAAGATCTGCGACTTCGGTCTAGCTCGAGTACAAGAACCTCAGATGACTGGTTATGTCTCGACGAGGTATTACCGAGCCCCAGAGATCATGTTGACATGGCAGAGATACGGTAAAATGGTAGATATCTGGAGCGCGGGCTGTATTCTCGCCGAAATGCTTCGAGGGAAGCCGTTGTTCCCAGGGAAGGACCACATTCACCAGTTCTTCCTGATCACAGAAGTGCTCGGAAACCCGCCTCCAGAGGTGGTTCAGAAAATAACTAGTGGAAAT ACTCAGCGGGTTGTCAATTCACTACCGAATCAAGAGCCACGCCCACTGAGGGCTGTGTTCCATGAATTTGATAACGATG TCATCAGTCTCCTCGAGCAGCTGCTCTTGTTTGATCCAGACAAGAGACTAACAGCTGAGACCGCTTTGCAACACCCCTATCTCGCCCCTTACCATGATCCCGACGACGAGCCTGCAGCGCTAGAGAAATTCGACTGGTCGTTCAATGATGCCGATCTTCCTATAGATACATGGAAACTTATGATGTGCGTTGCTATTGGGTCTGCAAAGTGTGCACCTAACTAA
- a CDS encoding uncharacterized protein (predicted protein), producing MHLTAALTLFLAAAQASPPIQQVIGTSGRSLHRWSLDDIVTSYFGDASKCCPKGTQFDGERCVLDGPKCDNGKLVDGKCVTDPICPVGQWNVEMFVSMSPVLHVGMAQNPTAMSVSPRGPLSVTTPATSSREEFVLVPRNQSARMDRSPVAECVSARSLQCVVAMRNGPLSSKSAFLERLLSASRASSTTAFVFLILTRNVSTMRISTTRRPASTENALAKLSRIARIDTLTATIWRLRLLAIPSPGRTGAPPTPPRARTAVRSHLVVLPIARLNLERAMANALAEVPSAPPCSTMNPVSMPASRTRIPNVWSLAASSRTAGVFWSSPLNALRAPARKVTIVLRSPNPTVRAKTKEKPTLTEPSVFPTRLLSVRIRAPNMTARSALLAVSRSATRPMDSSSKVAAACRQRPPSVLTVVSSMLRASVFPRESLSARPATSLARTVWLVLSNVPREPGMARTVSSMKIPGALPTINGFPAKASVSLSKRLNAERAITRRTENVSPSTTRFVATMAQSGTPRLRLVLEPSPSVKTVVSLREASVSLRRFPGAQIPSDSNSTARNVYSRRALIVLRVSDCSRASVFRRLALSVATARLQRMAAPLL from the exons ATGCACTTAACGGCAGCGCTTACCCTTTTCTTGGCTGCCGCCCAGGCAAGCCCTCCCATCCAGCAGGTCATCGGTACCAGTGGTCGATCTCTGCACCGATGGTCacttgatgatatcgttaCCTCTTACTTTGGAGATGCCTCCAAGTGCTGTCCTAAGGGGACCCAGTTCGACGGCGAGAGATGTGTTCTCGACGGTCCTAAGTGCGACAATGGCAAGCTCGTGGATGGAAAGTGTGTAACCGACCCCATTTGCCCTGTGGGCCAATGGAATG TGGAAATGTTTGTATCTATGAGTCCGGTCCTACATGTAGGGATGGCTCAAAACCCGACGGCGATGTCTGTGTCTCCAAGGGGGCCCCTAAGTGTGACAACCCCGGCGACGAGTTCAAGGGAGGAGTTTGTGTTAGTACCAAGAAACCAGTCTGCAAGGATGGATCGCAGCCCAGTGGCGGAATGTGTGTCAGCGAGAAGCCTCCAATGTGTGGTGGCGATGCGGAATGGGCCCCTGAGCTCAAAAAGTGCGTTTCTGGAACGCCTCCTATCTGCAAGTCGGGCAAGTTCGACAACGGCTTTTGTGTTTCTGATTCTGACCCGGAATGTATCGACGATGAGAATAAGTACAACCCGAAGACCGGCTTCT ACGGAAAATGCGTTGGCGAAGTTAAGCCGGATTGCACGGATAGATACACTTACAGCTACGATTTGGCGTCTCAGACTG CTTGCTATTCCATCCCCGGGCCGGACGGGTGCCCCTCCGACACCACCCAGGGCAAGGACCGCTGTACGAAGCCATCTGGTGGTCTTGCCCATTGCCCGCCTGAATTTAGAGAGAGCAATGGCCAATGCATTGGCAGAGGTCCCTTCTGCCCCCCCATGCTCAACTATGAACCCAGTCTCAATGCCTGCGTCGAGGACGAGAATCCCGAATGTTTGGAGCCTGGCAGCAAGCTCGAGAACGGCAGGTGTATTTTGGAGCTCACCCCTGAATGCCCTAAGGGCTCCCGCCAGGAAGGTAACTATTGTGTTACGATCACCAAACCCTACTGTGAgggcgaagacgaaggaaaaacCCACTTTGACGGAACCCAGTGTGTTTCCAACGAGACTCCTGAGTGTGAGGATCCGAGCGCCCAATATGACGGCGAGGAGTGCCTTACTGGCCGTAAGCCGGTCTGCGACGAGGCCAATGGATTCTTCCTCCAAGGTGGCCGCTGCGTGTCGACAAAGACCCCCGAGTGTCCTGACGGTGGTAAGCTCAATGCTCAGGGCGAGTGTGTTTCCAAGAGAAAGCCTAAGTGCAAGGCCGGCGACCTCATTGGCAAGGACTGTGTGGTTGGTTCTGTCAAATGTCCCAAGGGAACCTGGGATGGCAAGAACTGTGTCGTCAATGAAGATCCCAGGTGCCCTCCCAACCATAAATGGATTCCCAGCAAAAGCAAGTGTGTCTCTTTCGAAAAGACTCAATGCGGAAAGGGCTATTACCCGAAGAACGGAGAATGTGTCTCCAAGCACGACAAGGTTCGTTGCGACGATGGCGCAGAGTGGGACCCCAAGACTCAGACTTGTCTTGGAACCAAGCCCGAGTGTGAAGACGGTAGTGTCCCTGAGGGAGGCGAGTGTGTCTCTCAGGAGATTCCCAGGTGCCCAGATCCCGAGCGATTCGAATTCAACGGCAAGAAATGTGTACTCAAGAAGGGCCCTGATTGTGCTCCGGGTTTCAGACTGCTCAAGGGCGAGTGTGTTTCGGAGATTGGCCCTGTCTGTGGCTACGGCCAGGTTGCAAAGGATGGCCGCT CCTTTGCTGTAA